The window NNNNNNNNNNNNNNNNNNNNNNNNNNNNNNNNNNNNNNNNNNNNNNNNNNNNNNNNNNNNNNNNNNNNNNNNNNNNNNNNNNNNNNNNNNNNNNNNNNNNNNNNNAGAGAGAGAGAGAGAGAATTGGTGTAAAGGAGAGGAGGGCATTTTAGGTACATCGTAAAAGTAAAATAACAGATTTAGCCTTAAAAGTGGACTTATATGAGTAAAACTGTTATGGTGGACTTATGTAGGAGAAAATGTTCAGAATGTGACTTATATGAAATTTTCTATTCTGGTTTTGGCCGAAATGAGAGATTAGCTATTTGGGTCAATAATCTATTTGGGCTGCTTTTGTGGTCAGGATGGATTAGCTCATTATTCTTTTTTTTCTTTTCTCAGTTTTGGCATCTCAATTTTAATTTCCGCTATTTTATTCTTAATAATTCTAGTTGTACACTAATTGTGGTCTCTAGATGATTAGACTTACTTTCATTGAGAGTTAGATAGGGCCTTTAGAATTCGAGTGTGTAGGCACAATAATTGAGCTTACATGCATGTAGTGAGGGTTACCTGACAGTTTATTTAATTTGGGTTGATTAAGTATTTGGCGCAAGACGTTGGTTGATGTAAGTGTCTTTTGATCGTAGATAAATAGCGAAATTATATATTTTTTATTCAAACAAATACAAATTGGTCCCCCCGGTCGTTTTATAGATCGGCATCATTTTGTACATGCATGTTAAGGTGATGATCCCAAATTTTCTCATTTCCTTTGTCGAAAATGAAGCTTTTCTCACTTTCAGACCTGACCCCTTCAATTTTTTCTTGCTTTCTTTTTCAAATAAGTTTTTATCAGACGTGTATTAGCAAACAGTAATATTGTTAGTGAATTAGTAATAGACTTACTCAGTCACTATTTGAAGTAAGGTCCACAAGGGTATCTCAACAATGTGACAATGATCCCTCGTATGTGCACAAATCTAATCATCTATAAAACTTATTGGTGTTTCGTACAGTGGCTTTCGCTTCGAATAATGCAAGAACAGATTCGCAATGGCCTTGCAAAAGACTTGGATCGATCGACGTAATGCTAAAAGTTTACGAACTTTATTTCTTAACAAGATAATTAAGTGTAGCTGATCGAAACTGAGTAACTGACAATAGAGCAACACAAGACTGCAAACATGCATATAGTCATATAGACAAAGAAAGCTTAATTTACAGAGAAACTAAAGCCTTAATACATCAACAAGGCAACTCAAAGGAATTCCAGGGCACCAGGAGTAAGTACGTAGCCCTTTTTATTATCATTGAACTCGACCTTTCGGGAAATCTAGCAGCTAAGCTAGCTGGATTGGGAGGGCTATGCCTGCGTCTCCTGTAACAAATAAACATTCGATTAAAGTTATCAACAAATTACACAACCATAAACTTACAGCTAACAAATTAATACTTAAGAACATAAAATCGAATTGAAGCTAGTTACCCGAATAATAAACTGTTGGTTTCTTTTTCGTTTTTATACGTAATAAATTGTTGGTTTCTTGGTTGAAAGAAGTCATTTTACCAAAAATATATAGCACAATACTCTCTCCATTGGCCAAGTTCTTAAAATATGGAATAAAGCCTCCCAATACTAATTTTGAAACTGATTCGGAGACCTAGTCAAATTCTGTATATGCAATTTTTCTACATATATGCGCATGTTAATTAGTATTAATATATATATAGAAATCTAGTATGGTTGATAAAGAAGTACATATATATACTTCAATATCTTAAAAGTATACGCTCATCATCGTTTGTTTGATAGCATGCATTTGCTGCATCTATGTGGGTAATTCCAAAAGAATTAAAGCACTTGATTATCTTTTTCATATGAAACTATAATCATAGCTATCAACCATATATGTCAACTTCGCTGGAGAACAACAAAGGTATTTCATATTCTCTCAAGTTAATTAGTTAAATAATTACCAGATTGTTGGAGTTCTTCATCAACCGGTTTCCACTGCCCACAAGTACACTCTGAAAACTCCGGTAAACGCCGATCGCATAAGCAAACGTCACAGATACGGCCGCACAATAGATATGGAATTTTCTGGCATTCTTCTGCTTGAATGACAAATATAATTTGATTGATTTATTTAATATGTAATCTGAAGTAAAATGGTTAATTAATAACATTTCACATGCTTATCAGTGTGTATCGTCCACAGTAGGGACTATTTCATATCAGTGTGCAATATTGAGGAAATTTACTAATACTGTAGACAAAAATACATATATATATATATATATATATATATTTGAACTGAGTAATTAATTTAAAGCTAGCTAAGTAGGTATAAGTAATCACCAGAATTAGGGTGTGGTTGGTTCTTGGAGGTAAGCAGCTGGCCAAATAGGTCTAAGCGAGCATGAACACTAGTTGCTGCCAAAGACATGGCAAGCAACATCAAGAAACTCACTTTCAACATAGTTCTGAAACTCATTGTGTTTTATCACTCAACTCTCAACTCTCAACTCGATTGGTCTGTGAGAAATGAAGAGGCCAATGATGGTTATTTATAGCTCTAAAATTGTATGGACCAGGACCAATGATAAAATAAGTTCGATAATTAATCAGAATAGAAACGCGCGTGTCCACTAATCTGGATGGCCATGCTGCCTAACATATATATGACTCGCGAGGCGTATGTATATGTTTTGGCAGTTTGTGTTGTAAATAAATCGGAGCCATCGATTATCATAGACTAGCCTCTTACCACACACTTTATCCTTTTATTTTATAGTTTTCACATTTAATTGCAAATAAATGTTAATGCAGTTGTAATGCAGTTGACATTCAGCAAAAACTGCTCCACGTTTTTCTCCTTTTTTTGTTTTTATTTTTTAAAATTATTTTATTTTGTTGTCATTTTACTGTATTAACCATCTTTGATTTGTTTTTTTCTATGTCAAAACTCCTCTTTCGTGGGTAATATAGGTAGTTCATAAAAAAGCTTCACCACCAAAGAGGACGTCTGGCTTTCTAATATAGTAGTGTTGAGGGAATAGTATTTCACTATGTCCACAACCGCTCGCATCACACTAATTCGTGGGCTTGAGCCCTTCGCACGGCCCAAGTCGGAGGTCCATCTCGAAAACGAAACCGGAAGACACTCTTTATATGTACTTATTCATATTTCCGTGTAATAGGGCATTGAACCTTCTAGAAGGTTCCCCCACTTGTATATGTTATACCACATGACACTTGTTTGTGAGGAAAGAGGTAGCCCCCATTTCTATAAATAGGGTCACCTCAACTCCTCACCTCTGGATTATTCATTATTTCATTCTTCTTCCGGTGGTTGTAGCCTCTCACTCTAGAGAGGTGAACCATGTAAACCCTCTCTCTCTCTCTCTCTCTCNNNNNNNNNNNNNNNNNNNNNNNNNNNNNNNNNNNNNNNNNNNNNNNNNNNNNNNNNNNNNNNNNNNNNNNNNNNNNNNNNNNNNNNNNNNNNNNNNNNNNNNNNNNNNNNNNNNNNNNNNNNNNNNNNNNNNNNNNNNNNNNNNNNNNNNNNNNNNNNNNNNNNNNNNNNNNNNNNNNNNNNNNNNNNTGTAACCTACCTCTCTCTCTCTCTCTCTCTTATCCGCCAAGGATCCAAAGATCTCATCCCTAAATATTCATGCATCAACAAGTAGAGATAAGGTAAATGGTCCAATAATATACTATATGATATCATAGGCCAATTGCCACAAAATGCCATGCGATTATAGTAGAAGACTATTTTTCCCCTTTAATGAATATTCAACCTTGAATTAATCAACCTATGCTTTGTTTCTTGGTCTCTCTTGATTTCTCTCCTTGGCCTTATTGTAGCTGTGTACTCGTTTATTTGTAAACTCGTCTTTTTTGATAATATCATTGATAATAAAGACTTGAAATCGAGAGAGCTTAATTGATATATCGCTTCATTCTTTGTATACTATTTTTCAGCAACATATGCGAAACTTAGCTTCATGGGATTTATATGTAACTACCATCTTCGCGTGTGTCAATTTGCTTTTATCTTTTTGTTTTATAAAAAAAATAAAGTTGCTAATGCAGTTGGCATTTAACAAAAACTGTTCCATGTTTTTCTAGCTCCTTTATTTTGGTTTTTTCTTTTATACTGTTTATTTAATTTGAAATTACTTTATTTTGTTGTTATTTTACAGTATTAACTATCCTTGATTTATCGTAGGTAATATGGGTAGTTAATAAAAAAAGCTTCACCATGACACCAAAAAAGGTGCCGGGCTTTCTAACAGTAGATATATGTTTCAGTTGTGGCCGCAACTCGGCAAGGGAGCAGGGGCGTAGGGAAGGGGGGGTCAAGGGGTTCAGGTGACCTCCCTCACATTTTTTATTAAGTCATATTGTTATCTAATTTGTCAGTTGAAATGTGATGTTGACACTATTTTGACCCTTCTAACTAATTAAAGAAAAATTTGGCATATAAAATATTAATTACAACAATCAATTTGGACAGAGGAGTGTTCAACTCCTCACGTGTGTTTGTTACGTGTGGTTCTCTTATTTTTTTTAATATAGGTTTCTAATCCGAATCAATGATTGATTGCATCTCCCTTTAATATTACAATTAAAACATATTCCTAGTCTTTTTTTTTGTCTTTTTAATTAATATGTTTTCCTAATCAATCAATTATTGTGATTGATTTCTCGTGCACCTCTATATAAACAGTTTTAGTCGCTTCTTTACGTGTTTCTTTTTGTTATCCTTCAATAAATTTTTCTCTGTCGTCGACAACCTTCATAATTAAAAACTTGCAATTATAGATGTTTTAGTTTTATTTGAAAAGTATCGTAAGATAAAAGCAGCAGAACAGTCGACTCCATCTGAAGCTCCTCTAAAATTTCAAAATATGAGCAATCGTCGAGGACAATTATAATTACTTTAGGGAGATTTGTTATTTTATTTAGCTTTTGTTTTCAAAGTATTCTAATGATTTATAAGTTTTTATATTATTCAATAAAAATTATATTTTTATTTTGTGAGGTATTATTGTTTAAACTCTTGACCCTTCTACTTGTGGTATCTGGCTACGCCACTGCAAGGGAGGAAGACGATCGATCGGTATCAATAGCCAGCTACAGAAGTCTTCGTTTCCAAAATTGCAACGTTAACTCATGCGTGCATCGTGACAAAATAAAAAAGAAACGGAGATTATTCATGCATGCATACATGTAAGGGGATATATATCATCATATAATAGATGGGTCTACACAAAGTCGGGTCAGAATTCATCAGGGCTCTGGATATTGATGACTATATTACCAAAAGAAGAGAATGATCGAAGATAATATTGATCATGACAAGTACTTACACTTGATCGTCAACAATGTCTGCTGTCAATATTGTTAAAAATGTTGTTTACACCCAAATTAATATTTTACTGGACAGTAATTGTCTTAGTGAATATTAATTAAATTAATGGTCCACGTCATGCGAGCGAACCCGAAATATATTGGGTTTAGAGGCGGGTTATCTCGCCGGCAGAGACATGCGAACTAGATGATATAGCTTGCATGCGGAACAGATGGAGGACCTTGCGAAATATAAGGTTGCACGTGAGGTGGTAGGCGAGCTGAATATTCACACGCGAGGCGAGGTGACTTCGCGTACGTAGGAGACTTCGCGAGGGAGCAAAAGAAGAGTTTGACTTCACATGCGAGGTGGAGGAGTTTGCACATGAGTCTTAGATGTGGAGTTGCTATCAAAGTCTATATACGTATGTACTACAATTGTTATAAGTGCATGCATGCGAGCCGCCCAGTGGAATGCTGCCAGTCCAAAGTTTGCATGAAAAGAGGAGTCTACAAAGTCTAAGTTCGCATGCGGAATGGAGGAGACTTCGCCTAGAAATCCTGGGCATACATATGCGGAGCGGGGGAAACCTCGCCTGGGGATAATATGTCTATCCTATCTACATATATATAGATAAGTATATATGTCAATTGCAATTAATGCATGCATCAGAGACGTACTACGTACAAGCCAAGGTTGCCAAGCGAACTAGAAGTTTGCATGCAGCGGACTCCGCCTACAATGAAGGAGAGGACGCGGATCCCGCCTACAATGTCTCAATTGGATAAGAAAGCAAAATCCTTAATTGCTTAAAGGACTATGCGGTCATACGTGCATGAGGAGGTCAGAGGGTTTATATATTGATTAAGGATTCTAGTCCTTGATTATAGTTGAGTGCACATCCAGTGACATACGTCCAAGTCTCCGCGAGGTGTTCAAACACTATCTCGCTACCAAGCTAGCAAAGTTATATCAAGAGGCAACTAATTAAGTCCGGTGAACTGCCTACGATACAATATTATCGTTGAAGACTCCTACAAGTCTTTGACATGCTTTGGGCCAATACCTGTGGCCCTAAGTAATTCTATATAAAGGAGTTCAAGCATACCCACCACACAACACACAACGACAATCAACAACTTAACAAAAATACAATTCTCGACCTAGTCGAACCCAGACGCTAAAGCATCTCGCCTTAGCAACTCTTTTCCTTCCAAGCTCCCCGGAGCTCTGTCTCTTTACTTTCCCGGCTCCCCGAAGTCATTGTACCTTTTACTTTTTCAAGCTCCCCAGAGTTCCCTTGCGTTCTCGTTTTTCTTTCCTTTGGTTGCTCTGCTCGCTACAACCGCGAGTATCGATATTGGTGGCGAATTAGCTACTGTAATTCCTCGTCCGCGAGGTGGCACCGGTAACCCTTTCTTCGCTTGTTTAGAAGTTTAGCCGCAGCGCATTTCTTTCCTCGTCCGCAAGGTGGCACGCCCCGCAATCTCCTTTTTTACTTTTGAGTCACCGGAGTTCCGACTCTGCCCCTGCTGAGACGCGTGGCCAAAACAAATGTTAATTCGGAGTGTTTGCTCTTACTTTCATTATCATCTAAACTTAAAAGAACAAAATATGAAAATCGGCAATATGGAACTGACTCGTCCTATTGTGATGGAATTGAAAAATCGGCAATATGTTCGAAACCGTAATAAACACAGACCATTATGTGGCTGCCCTTGAAAAGAGATCACTCAGCTATCTGCGTGATCAATCTCTCTTTACTTCCCTCGGAGATTATTGATACTGTAGAGTAAAGGGCTAGGCTTGCAACGGAGACTCAACCTCGTATCGGACCAGATGGTGGCCATGGTTAAAGTCAGCTTTAGGGAGTGGTCAAGCTAGCGCGCGAACGTGGTGATGCCGGTGGCGGAGACGCCTCAGCAAAGGTTGTTCACATTGGAACTCGTTTTGGCTTGATTGTGTTCAAACATCAACAAATGACTTCAATACGGAACTCTTTTTGGCAAACTTATTTATATGTAGAGCATCTTTAGTACATGATGTGTACCCACCCATCATTACACCATTGAAGATTATGAGAATAAAAAAAATACTTAAATAAAACGGAGGCATGAGTTTAGATTATGAGAATGACCTTATGTCCGATATTAGACTATATGATTGGGAGCGTATGATGCAAGTAGAAGACACTGTTCCGGTTCTTCACTTCAACCATACCCACATCAGTCCAACAGAAATGTTTTCAGACAAAGCAGAAAATGCATTTATGTTGCCTGCACTTCAAGTTTGGGCTGGATAGTCTATTTTGAATATCTATTGATACACTTGTATGGTTGTACCTAAGCGTAATTTCATTGTAAGAAGAAGTAATTATATCAAAAACAAGGATCACAGAGATATAGAAATCAATTTAGGACAGGAGTCCTGAAGCTCATTATAATCAGATCGATGATTCCGATCACTCTCTCACCAATAGTCTTTACAACTACACAACCCACCCTTGAAGTGATGAAACCGAACTCGGTCCCTAACGATTATTTCTCGATTAAATGCTAGGGAAACAAATTTTGTAAATGAATGGCAATCTCTACAAACTCTCAAGTTTTTCACTATCCGTAAACATGTTCCTTCTGGAGTTCTTGCCAAGCCAAAAGCGATTGCCAGCTTCTCACTGTGACATGAACCGGAAGTTCCTGAACACTCGGTGTCTATGGACGTAAAGTCAGAGGCTCTGATAAGAGATTCCTCTTGCACATAACCATTCAGAGCAGCTTGCTGGACTACAACCTCCAATTTTGTATAGATTTCTTCAGTATCTGGATGTGACTTGTCATCCACTACGAATTTATGAATCTGATCGCCAACTTCAATCCAGCTCCAACCAGGAGTGGTTCTCACTCCCTGGTTTTTGATCAATTTTCTCATCCTTGAAACACCATCTGCATCTTTAGCTTTAAAATAAATAGTTGCAAGAAGTACGTAGTCCCCTGCATTCGACGACCCTAGACGAATTAGATTCTTCAATGCAACTTCTCCTATGTCCACATTCATATGAATCTTGCAAGAGCTGAGCAGAGTCCGCCATAGAACCGGATCATCCTGTGCACGTGAAGTCCTAATAACATGAAGTGCCTTCTCGAGCTTCCCAGCTCGACCAAACAGATCCACAAGGCACCCATAGTGCTTAATTCCAGGTTTAATATTAAACCTGGAGCTCATCATATGGAAGTAATCAACACCCTTCTCTACTAACCCTTGGTGACTACACCCACATAACAAACCTAGAAATGTGATCGAATTCGGCTGCACACCTGCCATCATCATCTTCTCGAAAAAATAGATCGCTTCATTTCCGCGACCATGGACTCCATACCCTACGATCATGGAGTTCCACGTAAAAGCATCCCTCTTTCGCATCCTCTCAAACACACAAAGAGCACCATCCAAGTCCCCACATTTCGCATACATATCAATAAGCGCATTCCCAACATAAACACTTCCCATAAACCCCTTCTCACGAGCAAGTTCATGCATCGCAACTCCGGTGTTCAGCGCACCCAAGTGAGCGCAAGCCGAAAGCAACCCAACAAGAGTGAACCCATCAAGACCCACATTTTCCCTTCTCATCAAACTATACACGTTTAACGCCTCATGATGAAGCCCCGCTTGAGAGTAGCACGAGATCATGGAGTTCCAAGACACCAAGTCTCTCTCAGACATTTCATCAAACACTCTCCGTGCATGATCAACCGACCCATTAACCGCATATGACTTCATCAGATTAGTGCAAACAACGACGTCGTTTTGATAGCCACAGCGAAACACCGTGCCATGAACCTCACGGCACTTGGGCTCAACATTGGCTCTCTCGCAAGCCTTGAGGACAAACGAGAAGCTAAACGTGTCCGGTGACGAATACGAAAGCATGAGATTGTAGTAAGAAATGGCTTGAAGAGGAGAAGGGCTTTGGGAGAAGCCTCGGATCATGGAGTTCCAGTGTTGGGTTTCTGGGTTTTGGATGTGATGATGGAAGAGAAGCTGAGCGTAGGGTAGGCTGCCGGAGACGGAGACGGCGCAGAAGTTGAGAAGCTTGCCGGAAATGTCCGGGTGGTGGTGGAGACCGTTGGTGATGACGTAGGCGTGGATTTTGCTGAGCTTTCTGAGGGAGTTGCATCCTTGCAAGAGGGTTAGGATGGCTTTGCTTTTTGAGGCTTGGGAAGCATGGTTTGTCAACATGGCACGTATGTTTTCGATTGAACTCAATTTTGGGTGAGGGTGTTTGGTGATGTATAAGCAGTAAAAAAAAAATGTTGCAACAGATTGCAACTTACCCTCCCTAGCTAAATATCCCTGAACACAAGTTTGAGATTTCAAATCTATATCACCACTCTAGATTGCTTTTCATTTTAGGACTTTTAGTCGAGTTGCTATCTTGTGGCATTTGGAATTCTTGTCACTGACTCACAGTTTTTATCTAGATCTCTATGAAGTTTCCCTCAGCGTCATCAAATTCATATTTCAGAGTGCAAGCAGAAGAAATGTCACATACACCAACGGATTGTTTGTACGTGCCTTGGGATTGAATGTACGTCAGCAAGCAACACTCGACGACACTCCCCAAATGGGTATAACTCAGAAGCCATGTTAACTTGTCATTAACGGACTAAAAAATTCATGCTCAACCACTATCGGATGTATATCTATTTATAAGAAGAATTATTTTCTAGTAGAAATGTTCCGTTTTCAGCCCTTTGATGTAAAACTAAAAGTTATCGAGCAAAGTTTATTTCATCAGTTAATAACTGTGTGAACACCACTTCGTGCAGTTTATTGATGAATGACTTCTTTCTTTTGGAGAGAGTCTTGAAAGAAAGGTGTCAACTAATAGTGAACATTACTATCTGGTATCAAGGATTAATGAAGTAATACAATACTTGAATACTAACTACTTAATTTAGCAACTGGAGCCTTTGAGACTGTTGGGCAATGACATCTCCAGTCGACTGACTCTCCTCTAAAACGACTTCGTATCCGTCCCCATACGTTGCCATACCTTGCGCAAGCAGCTGCCAAAAAAGACCACCTACACAGGAACCTCCACTTTTTGCACTGTTGTATACATCGTCGTATAACTTCCCAAAGTAGGAGTTTCTGTTTTCTATGGAGTACCCTGGATATTTCGAAGACTTGCCAAACTCCCCCATGATCAGTGGTTTCTTCACTATTGTATTACAATCATCAATGTGTACTTGCACCCATTTGTCCACGAAAGCAGCTTGAGCCTCTTCGCTCTGTCCAGATAACCTGTATACCCACACAGACACAGATTTAGGCAGCTAAAGTGTGCATTAGGGCAAAACCCCTAATTTGGATTCAGAAGTTTCGCTTGAGCTTTACATAAAAAGAGATGAACATCTATCAATGTACCATTGTTCTGCGTAGATATGTATAGTGGCAAAATCGATCTGAGGAAGCAAGTTGGTTGCTATGAAATCAGAGCCCCAGTCTTGGTTACCGGGATTGTACTGCTTCTTCTCCGGCGTCGTTGCCCCGTAAAATCCTTCGAGTCCTACCTCGAGTAAGTGGTTGCCATCAATGGATTTTAAGTATGCAGCCATTTCGTTCACCCATTGCTGTAAGAATCAATGTGTGTATATATATATATATATATAGTTAAGGACCTAAGAAAGCCATTTCAATGTCTATATAAAAATACTAGAGAGGCTCAGGATTCAGATGCTGCAGACCTGAAGAAGAGCTCCAGAGACGTCAGATTGGCATCGGGGTTCATTGATCAGCTCCCATGCGAAAATGGTTGGATCATCTTTGTATGCAACGTTTGTTATTGTATTCATTCTTGTGAGAATAGCCTACGCACAAGTTTGATTGATCATCACAATCATTTCACTTATTATTAGCATTCAAGATGAAAATAAACTAAAAAGTATACAACGAAAACACAACTATATATTAGTACTGTTAACTGTTAATATGATGCTCAAATATATAAGTTACCTTGACATGGTTCTTGTAGAAGCCTTTGACAACTACGTTGCTGTAGAAGTCGTCATCACTGCTGAGGGATTGACCCTGCTCCCTTGCCCACTGCACATACTGCTTTCTCCCCCAAAAGCTTCGTAGTTGTTCACTAAGCTCAATATCAGATATACGCCGTATTTTTTAGCTTCTGATATCACGAAGTCTAATCCCTACCGGTACGACGGAACAAGAGAAACAAATTGATTAGGAATTATCTCACAAATTCCTAATTACATTGTACGTATAGTACAATATTATAGGAAATAGACTGAGAAGGATACCTTGAACATGTTTTCGTTATAGGAACCAGGTGATATTTGAAGGGGTCTGTCGCCGCCATCACTGAAACCCCAAGTTCTTGCAACATTCATCTTATACTTGGAGGCTTGTTGGAATGCAGAAGTGACCATGAGCTGCGTAGAGGGATCAGATGCCATGTACATCATCCAATACGCATTGAAGCCGTTCAT of the Fragaria vesca subsp. vesca linkage group LG6, FraVesHawaii_1.0, whole genome shotgun sequence genome contains:
- the LOC101312647 gene encoding uncharacterized protein LOC101312647 isoform 2, whose translation is MSFRTMLKVSFLMLLAMSLAATSVHARLDLFGQLLTSKNQPHPNSEECQKIPYLLCGRICDVCLCDRRLPEFSECTCGQWKPVDEELQQSGDAGIALPIQLA
- the LOC101312647 gene encoding uncharacterized protein LOC101312647 isoform 1 — translated: MSFRTMLKVSFLMLLAMSLAATSVHARLDLFGQLLTSKNQPHPNSDYILNKSIKLYLSFKQKNARKFHIYCAAVSVTFAYAIGVYRSFQSVLVGSGNRLMKNSNNLETQA
- the LOC101294683 gene encoding pentatricopeptide repeat-containing protein At3g56550-like, whose amino-acid sequence is MLTNHASQASKSKAILTLLQGCNSLRKLSKIHAYVITNGLHHHPDISGKLLNFCAVSVSGSLPYAQLLFHHHIQNPETQHWNSMIRGFSQSPSPLQAISYYNLMLSYSSPDTFSFSFVLKACERANVEPKCREVHGTVFRCGYQNDVVVCTNLMKSYAVNGSVDHARRVFDEMSERDLVSWNSMISCYSQAGLHHEALNVYSLMRRENVGLDGFTLVGLLSACAHLGALNTGVAMHELAREKGFMGSVYVGNALIDMYAKCGDLDGALCVFERMRKRDAFTWNSMIVGYGVHGRGNEAIYFFEKMMMAGVQPNSITFLGLLCGCSHQGLVEKGVDYFHMMSSRFNIKPGIKHYGCLVDLFGRAGKLEKALHVIRTSRAQDDPVLWRTLLSSCKIHMNVDIGEVALKNLIRLGSSNAGDYVLLATIYFKAKDADGVSRMRKLIKNQGVRTTPGWSWIEVGDQIHKFVVDDKSHPDTEEIYTKLEVVVQQAALNGYVQEESLIRASDFTSIDTECSGTSGSCHSEKLAIAFGLARTPEGTCLRIVKNLRVCRDCHSFTKFVSLAFNREIIVRDRVRFHHFKGGLCSCKDYW